In Terriglobales bacterium, one genomic interval encodes:
- a CDS encoding FAD:protein FMN transferase produces the protein MKAAHIILLAPGTLLALASPGAAQAFLTEAEAAGALLGKDANVHRQTQALTPEARKRLEDASGLRFPEPSFTFLIADNRKEATGYALVMNEIGKSEPITFMVGMSPEGKVTDVVLMTFRESRGAEVREPRFMRQFRGKIASSPLKINQDVINYTGATLSSKAIARGVKRALLLLDQFYPKETRKQLPKAGAALAPRLPQAWRVDGDLALFRQARYRMGTRCELRLWTRAPQDAACAFDAGFAEIARLEQVFSAYRSDSELSELNRAAASGWAATSPDMWRLLRHARRAWRSSRGSVDPTIFGRDGLQAVSGFHHVQFDRARRAVRFAQRALALDLGGFAKGYAADRVAALLRQRGDDRASIDLGSSSLRFVGEGWLVATSRPEQLFAVRDGDAVSTSGTSERGAHIVDPRTAQAVRGEVSATVFATSALRAEVASKALLLDGHARGAWLVNRAGEVALSRAMQERLL, from the coding sequence ATGAAGGCTGCGCACATCATCCTGCTCGCGCCCGGGACGCTGCTTGCGCTCGCGTCCCCAGGCGCGGCGCAGGCGTTCCTGACCGAAGCCGAGGCCGCGGGCGCGCTGCTCGGCAAAGATGCCAACGTCCACCGCCAGACGCAGGCGCTCACTCCCGAAGCCCGGAAGAGGCTCGAGGACGCGAGCGGCCTGCGCTTTCCCGAGCCCAGCTTTACCTTCCTCATCGCCGACAACCGGAAAGAAGCCACCGGCTACGCGCTGGTGATGAACGAGATCGGCAAGAGCGAGCCCATCACCTTCATGGTCGGCATGTCGCCGGAAGGCAAGGTCACCGACGTCGTGCTCATGACCTTCCGCGAAAGCCGCGGCGCCGAAGTCCGCGAGCCGCGCTTCATGCGCCAGTTCCGCGGCAAGATCGCGTCGTCTCCACTGAAGATCAACCAGGACGTGATCAACTACACCGGCGCGACGCTCTCGTCGAAAGCCATCGCACGTGGCGTGAAGCGCGCCCTGCTGCTGCTCGATCAGTTCTATCCCAAGGAGACGCGCAAGCAGTTGCCCAAAGCAGGCGCGGCGCTCGCGCCGCGCCTGCCGCAGGCCTGGCGCGTCGACGGCGACCTGGCGCTCTTCCGCCAGGCGCGCTACCGCATGGGCACGCGCTGCGAGCTGCGCCTCTGGACGCGCGCGCCGCAGGATGCCGCGTGCGCCTTCGACGCCGGCTTCGCCGAGATCGCGCGCCTCGAGCAGGTCTTCAGCGCGTACCGCTCCGACAGCGAGCTGTCGGAGCTGAACCGCGCGGCCGCGAGCGGCTGGGCAGCGACTTCGCCCGACATGTGGCGCCTGCTGCGCCACGCGCGCCGCGCGTGGCGCAGCTCCCGCGGCTCCGTCGATCCCACGATCTTCGGCAGAGACGGCCTGCAGGCCGTCTCTGGCTTCCACCATGTGCAGTTCGACCGGGCTCGCCGCGCGGTGCGCTTCGCGCAGCGCGCGCTCGCGCTCGATCTCGGCGGCTTCGCCAAGGGCTACGCCGCGGACCGCGTCGCCGCGCTGCTGCGGCAGCGCGGCGACGACCGCGCAAGCATCGATCTGGGTTCCAGCTCGCTGCGCTTCGTCGGAGAAGGTTGGCTGGTCGCGACGAGCCGGCCGGAACAGCTCTTCGCGGTCCGCGATGGCGACGCGGTCTCGACCTCGGGAACGAGCGAGCGCGGCGCGCACATCGTGGATCCGCGGACCGCGCAAGCCGTTCGCGGAGAGGTCAGCGCCACGGTCTTTGCGACTTCGGCGCTGCGCGCCGAAGTCGCCAGCAAGGCGCTGCTGCTCGACGGCCACGCGCGCGGCGCGTGGCTCGTGAATCGCGCAGGCGAAGTCGCGCTCTCCCGCGCGATGCAGGAGCGCCTGCTCTAG
- the yihA gene encoding ribosome biogenesis GTP-binding protein YihA/YsxC, producing MKVFAKFLTSATTNLPAPSAPEIAFAGRSNVGKSSLLNALAGTKLAHVSSTPGRTRTINFFRVNFSEREHEPELLFVDLPGYGYAKISKEISAEWPKFIEPYLRERETLALTVCLVDSSVPPQSSDTLLVRWLQQHQRPFLMVATKADRLSGNKLRKSLRDLEDAHEVEGILPVSAETGGGLKELWREIRGAAAPL from the coding sequence ATGAAAGTTTTTGCGAAATTCCTGACGTCGGCCACGACGAACCTGCCCGCGCCCTCGGCGCCGGAGATCGCATTCGCCGGACGCTCGAACGTCGGGAAGTCTTCCCTGCTGAACGCGCTCGCGGGAACGAAGCTGGCGCACGTCAGCTCCACGCCCGGACGCACGCGCACCATCAACTTCTTTCGGGTCAACTTCAGCGAGCGCGAACACGAGCCCGAGCTGCTGTTCGTCGACCTGCCCGGCTACGGCTACGCCAAGATCTCCAAGGAGATCTCGGCGGAATGGCCGAAGTTCATCGAGCCGTACCTGCGCGAGCGCGAGACGCTGGCGCTCACCGTGTGCCTGGTGGATTCGTCGGTGCCGCCGCAGAGCAGCGACACGCTGCTCGTCCGCTGGCTGCAGCAGCACCAGCGGCCGTTCCTGATGGTCGCGACCAAGGCCGACCGCTTATCGGGCAACAAGCTGCGCAAGTCGCTGCGCGACCTGGAAGACGCGCATGAGGTCGAGGGCATTCTGCCGGTGTCGGCGGAAACAGGCGGCGGTTTGAAGGAGCTGTGGCGCGAGATCCGCGGCGCGGCGGCGCCGCTCTAG